A genomic region of Methanothermobacter sp. CaT2 contains the following coding sequences:
- a CDS encoding glycosyltransferase, giving the protein MRILVVQESDWIERNPHQQHHLFDRLSARGHEVRVIDYPIDWRKEEGGSILNPRRVYLGVQKVREDAGVDVIRPAHLRVPVLDYLSIPFTHGREIRRQIREFRPDLVVGFGLINSFIASIEAGRQGIPFVYYLIDVLYTLIPERAFQGLGKLLMRKTIERSDLVLTINRKLDQLAAELGARRTEVIDAGIDLAEFDPDLDGSRIRERYGVGDDDILLFFMGFLYNFSGLRELAAAMAERRGEYPNIKLMVVGDGDAYEDLKGIRDDNNLDSLILTGRQPYSEIPEFVAASDICILPAHIDEEIMQDIVPIKLYEYLAMAKPVIATRLPGIYMEFGEGNGIHYIERPEETLDVAVELADRLREEGQRGRRFVESNDWETITDRFEETLRELVERDE; this is encoded by the coding sequence ATGAGGATACTGGTTGTACAGGAATCGGACTGGATAGAAAGGAACCCCCACCAGCAGCACCACCTCTTTGACAGGTTATCTGCGAGGGGTCATGAGGTGAGGGTCATAGACTACCCCATAGACTGGAGGAAGGAGGAGGGGGGAAGCATCCTGAACCCCCGCCGGGTCTACCTGGGGGTCCAGAAGGTCCGGGAGGACGCCGGTGTGGACGTGATAAGACCAGCCCACCTCAGGGTCCCGGTACTGGATTACCTCTCAATACCCTTCACCCATGGGAGGGAGATAAGGAGGCAGATAAGGGAGTTCAGACCAGACCTTGTGGTCGGATTTGGTCTCATAAACTCCTTCATAGCATCAATCGAAGCAGGGAGGCAGGGCATACCCTTCGTATATTACCTCATCGACGTACTCTACACCCTGATACCAGAGAGGGCCTTTCAGGGTCTGGGGAAGCTGCTCATGAGGAAGACCATCGAGAGGTCAGACCTTGTCCTCACCATCAACAGGAAGCTCGACCAGCTGGCAGCTGAACTGGGGGCCAGGAGGACGGAGGTCATAGACGCGGGCATAGACCTTGCAGAATTCGACCCGGACCTTGACGGTTCACGCATAAGGGAGAGGTACGGTGTCGGGGATGATGACATCCTCCTCTTCTTCATGGGATTCCTCTACAACTTCTCCGGTCTCAGGGAACTTGCAGCAGCAATGGCAGAGAGGCGTGGGGAATACCCGAACATCAAGCTTATGGTTGTAGGGGATGGAGACGCATACGAGGACCTTAAAGGGATAAGGGATGATAACAACCTGGACAGCCTCATACTGACAGGGAGACAGCCCTACAGTGAGATACCTGAATTTGTAGCGGCTTCTGACATCTGCATACTCCCCGCCCACATAGACGAGGAGATAATGCAGGACATAGTCCCCATAAAGCTCTACGAGTACCTTGCAATGGCAAAGCCGGTCATAGCCACAAGGCTGCCGGGCATATACATGGAGTTCGGTGAGGGCAACGGCATCCACTACATAGAGAGGCCAGAGGAGACCCTTGACGTTGCAGTGGAACTTGCAGATAGGCTCAGGGAGGAGGGCCAGAGGGGAAGGCGCTTCGTGGAGTCAAATGACTGGGAGACCATCACCGACAGGTTTGAGGAGACCCTCAGAGAACTTGTGGAGCGAGATGAATGA
- a CDS encoding glycosyltransferase family 39 protein, which yields MTFFPAVLAFLFRLGFGGEITVFAAAFYVAGIIGMYLLLQLRFSEMESLAGALSFASFSLVLSWAATGALDVPAISLSIWAVYLALIARRRDSRFYYLAFPVAMAAFLTRYTSGLCCSHLQ from the coding sequence GTGACATTCTTCCCTGCGGTGCTGGCCTTCCTTTTCAGACTAGGATTCGGAGGTGAAATAACTGTATTTGCAGCGGCATTCTATGTTGCAGGTATCATCGGGATGTACCTCCTCCTCCAGCTGAGATTCAGTGAAATGGAGAGCCTTGCAGGGGCCCTGTCATTCGCATCCTTCAGCCTGGTCCTTTCATGGGCAGCCACAGGGGCCCTGGATGTCCCGGCCATCTCCCTCTCTATATGGGCCGTTTACCTTGCACTCATCGCAAGGAGGCGTGACAGCCGATTCTACTACCTTGCATTTCCGGTTGCAATGGCAGCATTTCTCACAAGATATACATCGGGTCTATGCTGCTCCCACTTGCAGTGA
- a CDS encoding flippase: MSHARILARNTVFLLVATLFTNLAAFVWNVYLARYLGTAGFGILSTALALTGIFSILADLGIGTYITREIARNPAGAGELVAAGLGNRIILSCIVFVLILLFPLIGLYSGTAATVIVFIAGYMLLSSFSSFFNSIFQGFQRMEYQTVWNILNSIFILVGVLAVIWLGGSVVHVAIAYLIAAALSLVYSTLIFTRRFFTPGLSFSRGMIREAIPFGITSVFSLIYFWIDSVMLSLMKGDVSVGLYNAPYRLLTVITSLYGVYLTAVFPVMSRFHVESEDSLRFTYMRSLKYLIILAVPLIFTVFAVAGPIIELIFSAEYLESVPALRVLITATAFMFVNGLSSSLLGSANRQITVTRITGLAALFNVILNLILIPRFDFMGASVATVMTEALMTILFLRAVRDLGFGPAWRDLHVAWRILLPASVSIVLLLIPAGTIFRVPLALGAYMAGILLTGALDSVDRDILRSIIRG, translated from the coding sequence ATGAGTCATGCAAGAATCCTCGCAAGGAACACAGTATTCCTCCTGGTGGCCACACTCTTCACAAACCTGGCGGCCTTCGTATGGAACGTCTACCTTGCAAGGTACCTTGGAACCGCCGGTTTCGGTATACTATCAACTGCACTTGCCCTTACCGGCATATTCAGTATACTTGCAGATCTTGGTATAGGGACCTACATCACCCGGGAGATTGCAAGGAACCCCGCAGGGGCCGGGGAGCTTGTGGCGGCGGGTCTCGGTAACCGTATCATCCTCTCATGCATAGTATTTGTGCTGATACTCCTCTTCCCCCTCATAGGGCTGTACAGTGGGACTGCAGCTACAGTAATCGTTTTCATAGCCGGGTACATGCTTCTGAGTTCCTTCAGCTCATTCTTCAACAGCATATTCCAGGGCTTCCAGAGGATGGAGTACCAGACAGTATGGAACATCCTCAACAGCATCTTCATACTTGTGGGTGTCCTTGCCGTTATCTGGCTGGGTGGGAGTGTTGTGCATGTTGCAATTGCATATCTCATTGCAGCCGCCCTCTCACTTGTATACTCCACTTTAATATTCACCCGTCGTTTCTTCACCCCCGGTTTAAGTTTCAGTCGCGGAATGATCAGGGAGGCCATCCCCTTCGGGATAACGAGTGTATTCTCTCTGATATACTTCTGGATAGACTCCGTGATGCTCTCCCTCATGAAGGGTGACGTCTCTGTGGGTCTTTACAATGCACCCTACAGGCTCCTCACGGTCATCACATCACTTTACGGTGTCTACCTCACCGCTGTATTCCCTGTGATGTCCAGGTTCCACGTTGAAAGTGAGGATTCACTGCGGTTCACCTACATGAGGTCCCTGAAGTACCTCATAATCCTGGCCGTCCCCCTGATCTTCACGGTATTCGCAGTTGCAGGACCCATCATAGAGCTCATTTTCTCTGCAGAGTACCTCGAGTCAGTCCCGGCCCTCAGGGTGCTCATAACCGCAACCGCCTTCATGTTTGTGAATGGCTTAAGCTCCAGCCTCCTGGGGTCAGCCAACAGGCAGATCACGGTCACCAGGATCACAGGCCTTGCAGCCCTCTTCAATGTGATCCTGAACCTCATCCTCATCCCCCGCTTTGACTTTATGGGTGCAAGTGTTGCCACAGTAATGACGGAGGCCCTCATGACGATCCTCTTCCTGCGGGCTGTGCGGGATCTCGGTTTTGGTCCGGCATGGAGGGACCTGCATGTCGCCTGGAGGATCCTCCTCCCTGCCTCGGTTTCAATCGTCCTCCTTCTAATACCCGCAGGTACAATCTTCAGGGTCCCCCTTGCCCTGGGCGCCTATATGGCAGGGATACTCCTGACGGGGGCCCTGGACTCTGTGGACAGGGATATACTGAGGTCAATCATCAGGGGCTAA
- a CDS encoding NAD-dependent epimerase/dehydratase family protein gives MDEFRAYDGKCVLVTGGAGCVGSNLTGNLAKAGANVIILDNLSSSYEWNIPEYENIEFVKGDILDDEVLKRVFKERPDYVFHLAAHFANQNSVDNPEKDLLVNGLGILKVLEYAQLVGVERFVYSSSGCGVYGLDSKIPFEEHDISISLHTPYQVTKLLGELYTNYFHNLYEMPIVNARFFNVFGPGEVPGKYRNVIPNFFYWAMNQQPLPITGDGSETRDWTFVEDIVRGLMAMGVRREAIGEAINLGSGTEHQVIEMAGIINELTENPAGVVYRPRRDWDAKTRLLSSIDKARRLLDYEPQVSFREGLERTHRWFTENWELIRKSAEF, from the coding sequence ATGGATGAATTCAGGGCTTATGATGGTAAATGTGTTCTTGTAACAGGTGGAGCTGGATGCGTTGGAAGCAATCTCACAGGGAACCTTGCAAAGGCAGGGGCCAATGTGATCATACTGGATAATCTCTCATCAAGCTATGAGTGGAACATCCCGGAATATGAGAACATAGAATTCGTTAAGGGCGACATACTCGACGATGAGGTCCTTAAACGGGTATTCAAGGAGAGGCCGGACTACGTCTTCCACCTCGCAGCCCACTTTGCAAACCAGAACAGTGTTGACAACCCGGAGAAGGACCTCCTGGTCAACGGGCTGGGCATACTGAAGGTCCTTGAGTATGCACAGCTTGTGGGTGTTGAGCGCTTCGTTTACTCATCATCAGGGTGCGGTGTCTACGGCCTGGACTCAAAGATACCCTTTGAGGAACACGACATCTCAATATCACTGCACACCCCCTACCAGGTCACCAAGCTCCTCGGTGAACTGTACACCAACTACTTCCACAACCTCTACGAGATGCCCATAGTCAATGCAAGGTTCTTCAACGTCTTCGGCCCGGGTGAGGTGCCAGGGAAGTACCGTAACGTCATCCCCAACTTCTTCTACTGGGCCATGAACCAGCAACCATTACCCATAACCGGGGACGGCTCAGAGACCAGGGACTGGACCTTCGTGGAGGACATAGTCAGGGGGCTCATGGCCATGGGTGTCAGAAGGGAGGCCATAGGCGAGGCCATCAACCTTGGCTCAGGGACCGAGCACCAGGTCATAGAGATGGCGGGTATCATAAACGAGCTCACAGAAAACCCTGCAGGTGTGGTCTACAGGCCGAGGAGGGACTGGGACGCCAAGACAAGGCTCCTGTCATCAATCGATAAGGCCAGAAGACTCCTGGACTACGAGCCACAGGTATCCTTCAGGGAGGGACTTGAGAGGACCCACAGGTGGTTCACAGAGAACTGGGAGCTCATAAGGAAGAGCGCAGAGTTCTAA
- a CDS encoding UPF0104 family protein: protein MKRFYFFALSILLILALIIWMGPSRIIGAVCMANWMIMAIALLIHLGVLAVRALRWGFIIGQPWRMRVNFMVKTIGLFAGNLSPMRSAGEVMNALAGKKLNGVELSEGLSAGLTERFFDLGIGGALLLLAAVMVPMIRIIALFGAILSVLITYLIYLVNWREEKGLRIYWRIHRVIERLPISEETLENLYARLTSGIRGMIGYTRSYSNFTSLGVIFILSLLSWLMECLRLYLVFMAFGVEIAFYAVIIIFLLANLVGILSALPGGMGSMEVSMTGLFVIFGVPDFLAGSIALVDRIISFWVVTALGAIFSSCYAAEIFDEVRSYILDVRA, encoded by the coding sequence ATGAAAAGGTTTTATTTCTTTGCACTGAGTATCCTTCTCATCCTGGCCCTCATAATATGGATGGGCCCCTCAAGGATCATCGGGGCAGTCTGCATGGCCAACTGGATGATCATGGCCATTGCACTCCTCATCCACCTCGGGGTTCTGGCTGTGCGGGCCCTCCGCTGGGGTTTCATTATAGGCCAGCCCTGGAGGATGCGGGTCAACTTCATGGTGAAGACCATCGGCCTCTTCGCAGGTAACCTCAGCCCCATGAGGAGTGCTGGCGAGGTTATGAATGCCCTTGCAGGTAAAAAGCTGAATGGTGTTGAACTCTCAGAGGGCCTCTCAGCAGGTTTAACTGAGAGGTTCTTTGATCTCGGGATAGGTGGTGCCCTGCTTCTACTGGCGGCAGTGATGGTCCCCATGATAAGGATAATCGCACTCTTCGGGGCGATTCTATCTGTCCTCATAACCTACCTCATCTACCTTGTTAACTGGAGGGAGGAGAAGGGGTTAAGGATCTACTGGAGGATACACAGGGTCATTGAGAGACTCCCCATCTCCGAGGAGACACTTGAAAACCTCTATGCAAGGTTAACCTCCGGGATAAGGGGCATGATAGGTTACACCAGATCATACTCAAATTTCACCTCCCTTGGAGTCATATTCATCCTCTCACTCCTCTCCTGGCTCATGGAGTGTCTCAGACTCTACCTGGTCTTCATGGCCTTCGGGGTGGAGATCGCCTTCTACGCGGTTATAATAATATTCCTCCTGGCAAACCTTGTGGGTATACTATCTGCCCTGCCCGGTGGTATGGGCTCAATGGAGGTCTCCATGACGGGATTATTTGTAATATTCGGGGTCCCGGACTTCCTGGCCGGGAGCATCGCCCTGGTGGACCGTATAATATCCTTCTGGGTGGTAACAGCACTGGGAGCCATATTCTCGTCCTGCTATGCAGCTGAGATATTTGATGAGGTTAGATCATATATTCTGGATGTGAGGGCCTGA
- a CDS encoding SDR family oxidoreductase, producing MRDMDVAVTGGLGFIGSHLTDKLLEMGNRVTVIDDVSTGSPDNLRDPHHEDLEIIKGSINDLDLEPVFQGKDYVFHQAALASVPESVRDPLRCHRVNATGTLRVLMASWRAGVRKVVNASTSAVYGNNLEMPLREDARPMPLSPYAVSKVAGEYYCQVFEDYGLETVSLRYFNVYGPRQRPDSQYAAVIPRFIDALLSGRSPQIYGDGEQSRDFIYVGDVVRANIFLAESSGSGVYNVAGGSSVTVNRLFDIISGILESDAEPEYLDERPGDVRHSLADTSRLTAAGFRPEVGLEEGLMRTIEWFKKASKSLTCEDR from the coding sequence ATGAGAGATATGGATGTAGCTGTAACCGGAGGACTTGGATTTATAGGTTCACACCTCACAGATAAACTCCTTGAGATGGGAAACCGTGTCACCGTAATCGATGACGTCTCAACCGGGAGCCCTGATAACCTGAGGGACCCCCACCATGAGGACCTGGAGATAATTAAGGGGAGCATAAATGACCTGGACCTTGAGCCGGTATTTCAGGGCAAGGACTACGTCTTCCACCAGGCAGCCCTGGCCAGCGTTCCTGAGAGTGTGAGGGACCCCCTCAGGTGTCACCGTGTCAATGCCACAGGGACCCTCAGGGTGCTGATGGCCTCCTGGAGGGCGGGTGTACGGAAGGTTGTGAACGCATCAACCTCCGCTGTCTATGGGAACAACCTGGAGATGCCCCTGAGGGAGGACGCCAGACCAATGCCCCTATCACCCTACGCAGTGTCCAAGGTGGCAGGTGAGTACTACTGTCAGGTTTTCGAGGATTACGGCCTTGAAACCGTATCCCTCAGGTATTTCAATGTCTACGGGCCCCGCCAGAGGCCTGATTCACAGTATGCAGCGGTTATCCCGAGGTTCATCGACGCCCTCCTCAGCGGCAGGTCACCTCAGATCTACGGTGACGGAGAGCAGAGCAGGGACTTCATATACGTTGGTGACGTTGTGAGGGCCAACATCTTCCTGGCAGAGTCCAGTGGATCCGGTGTCTACAACGTGGCCGGTGGGAGTTCCGTTACAGTCAACAGACTCTTCGATATAATCTCAGGGATCCTTGAATCAGATGCAGAACCAGAATACCTTGATGAGAGGCCCGGAGATGTGAGGCACTCCCTTGCTGATACGTCCCGTCTCACTGCAGCAGGTTTCAGGCCAGAGGTTGGACTCGAGGAGGGGCTTATGAGGACCATTGAGTGGTTCAAAAAAGCCAGCAAATCTTTGACTTGTGAGGACCGTTAA
- a CDS encoding glycosyltransferase family 2 protein yields the protein MTVIPAFNEERTVESVVRGALEHGDVILVDDGSTDRTAALGEEAGARVISHPKNLGKGAALKTGIGEALKGDYDVIVFMDADGQHDPSLIPELASAVNGGDFIIGSRFIRNNHDTMPLHRQLSNRITTWILRLATGYRITDSQSGFRAISARYAHLILEIPYDDYVYESEAICETSRHRLRIAEVPITCTYGDEKSYIGVGDVLQYIRFIVRLFIRRVSGVRG from the coding sequence GTGACAGTGATACCGGCATTCAATGAGGAGAGGACAGTTGAATCCGTTGTGAGGGGCGCCCTTGAACATGGTGACGTGATCCTGGTGGATGATGGCAGCACAGACAGGACTGCAGCCCTTGGTGAGGAAGCAGGTGCAAGGGTCATCAGCCACCCCAAAAATCTCGGGAAGGGGGCAGCCCTCAAGACGGGTATAGGGGAGGCCCTTAAGGGAGACTACGACGTCATAGTATTCATGGACGCCGATGGCCAGCACGACCCCTCCCTGATACCTGAACTTGCATCTGCAGTTAACGGCGGTGACTTCATCATAGGGTCGAGGTTCATAAGGAATAACCATGACACCATGCCCCTCCACAGGCAGCTATCGAACAGGATAACCACATGGATACTGAGACTGGCCACAGGGTACCGGATCACAGACAGTCAGAGCGGCTTCAGGGCCATATCAGCCAGGTACGCCCACCTGATACTTGAAATACCCTACGATGACTATGTCTATGAATCAGAGGCAATATGTGAGACCTCAAGGCACAGGCTGAGGATAGCCGAGGTCCCCATCACCTGCACCTATGGTGATGAGAAGTCCTACATCGGTGTCGGGGACGTCCTCCAGTACATCAGGTTCATAGTGAGGCTCTTCATCAGAAGGGTATCCGGCGTCAGGGGCTGA
- a CDS encoding NAD(P)-dependent oxidoreductase — protein sequence METQRILVTGGAGFIGTNLVNELRNRGHEVLAVDLMHTEREDYMRADVREYRQVERIFEEDKFDYVYHLAAEYGRWNGEDYYENLWKTNVIGTKHMLRMQEKLGFRMIFFSSAEVYGDYSGLMSEDVMVKNPISDTYQMNDYAITKWAGELMCMNSAEMFGTETVRVRPVNCYGPHEKYSPYKGFIPIFIYHALHRKPYTVYKGHKRIIDYVEDSVRTFANIVDNFIPGEVYNVGGRTEWEHDIKEYSDMVLEAVGIDDSIVTYRESEPFTTKVKTMDFSKAIRDLKHDPQVPPEEGIRRTVEWMKWYYRIED from the coding sequence ATGGAAACTCAGAGAATACTCGTGACCGGTGGCGCCGGATTCATAGGTACAAACCTTGTCAATGAACTGAGGAACAGGGGCCATGAGGTCCTTGCGGTTGACCTCATGCACACAGAACGCGAGGACTACATGAGGGCCGATGTCAGGGAGTACAGGCAGGTTGAGAGGATCTTTGAGGAAGATAAATTCGACTACGTATACCACCTGGCCGCAGAGTACGGGAGATGGAACGGTGAGGACTACTATGAGAACCTCTGGAAGACCAACGTCATAGGTACAAAGCACATGCTGAGGATGCAGGAGAAGCTTGGCTTCAGGATGATATTCTTCTCCTCAGCAGAGGTCTACGGGGACTACAGTGGTTTGATGAGTGAGGATGTGATGGTCAAAAACCCCATAAGCGACACCTACCAGATGAATGACTACGCCATAACCAAGTGGGCCGGTGAACTCATGTGCATGAACTCTGCAGAGATGTTCGGCACAGAGACTGTCCGTGTGAGGCCGGTGAACTGTTACGGCCCCCATGAGAAGTACTCACCCTACAAGGGCTTCATACCCATATTCATCTACCATGCACTACACAGGAAGCCCTACACCGTCTATAAGGGCCATAAGAGGATAATCGACTACGTGGAGGACTCCGTGAGGACCTTCGCCAATATCGTGGATAACTTCATCCCCGGGGAGGTCTACAATGTCGGCGGGCGAACCGAGTGGGAGCATGACATCAAGGAGTACTCAGACATGGTCCTTGAGGCTGTGGGGATAGATGACTCCATAGTCACCTACAGGGAGTCAGAGCCCTTCACCACAAAGGTGAAGACCATGGACTTCTCAAAGGCCATAAGGGACCTCAAACATGACCCACAGGTACCCCCCGAGGAGGGTATCAGGCGTACAGTCGAGTGGATGAAGTGGTACTACAGGATAGAGGACTGA
- a CDS encoding glycosyltransferase, whose protein sequence is MRILHVTPYFKPSWEAGGPPRSVYDLASRQVSAGHEVTVYTTDGFKRRLDVEVNRPLDVDGIRTYYFRNLSMYLAGNMNLPVPLKLPYVAWREIREFDVVHIHEHRTFLAAVVATLASRAGVPYIVQPHGSVPTMSRATLKEVFDFIAGNRIMYGASRIVATSTVESGFYRKVYPKLDAEAIVKVPNPVDIPHRPSRGLFRKKWGLEDARIILYLGRIHERKGLDILLRAFRDMDEDTVLVITGPDDHYLERLMGLIDELGIGERVLLTGPLYEMDKLEAYVDADVFVLPSASRYESFGNSAAEAIACGTPVVVTSSCGISEWMDPGDGIIARPSARDLRDAIIRVLKERDSFNPSAEKFDLESISETFEDIYLEVTHKASRH, encoded by the coding sequence TTGAGGATACTTCATGTAACACCATACTTCAAACCCTCATGGGAGGCAGGTGGTCCTCCCCGTTCAGTCTATGACCTGGCATCGAGGCAGGTGTCTGCTGGACATGAGGTCACGGTCTACACAACAGATGGGTTCAAGAGGCGACTTGACGTCGAGGTTAACAGGCCCCTCGATGTTGATGGCATAAGGACCTACTATTTCAGGAACCTTTCAATGTACCTGGCAGGGAATATGAACCTCCCGGTACCACTTAAACTCCCCTATGTTGCCTGGAGGGAGATCCGGGAATTTGATGTTGTTCATATCCATGAGCACAGAACCTTCCTTGCAGCCGTTGTAGCCACACTGGCATCACGTGCAGGTGTACCCTACATTGTACAGCCCCACGGCTCCGTCCCGACCATGTCGAGGGCTACCCTCAAGGAAGTATTCGATTTCATTGCAGGTAACCGGATAATGTACGGGGCGTCCCGGATAGTAGCAACATCCACTGTGGAGTCAGGTTTCTACCGGAAGGTTTACCCTAAACTCGACGCTGAGGCCATAGTGAAGGTACCTAACCCGGTCGATATCCCTCACAGACCATCCAGGGGGCTCTTCAGGAAGAAATGGGGTCTTGAAGATGCGCGGATCATACTCTACCTGGGCAGGATCCATGAAAGAAAGGGTCTCGACATACTCCTCAGGGCCTTCAGGGACATGGATGAAGACACAGTTCTGGTCATAACGGGACCTGATGACCACTACCTGGAAAGGCTCATGGGCCTCATAGATGAACTGGGAATCGGTGAAAGGGTTCTCCTGACAGGTCCCCTCTATGAAATGGATAAACTTGAGGCCTATGTGGACGCCGATGTGTTTGTGCTGCCATCGGCATCAAGGTATGAATCCTTCGGGAACTCCGCTGCAGAGGCCATTGCCTGCGGCACCCCGGTTGTCGTAACTTCAAGTTGCGGGATATCTGAGTGGATGGATCCCGGTGATGGCATCATAGCGAGGCCCTCAGCCAGGGACCTGAGGGATGCCATAATCAGGGTCCTGAAGGAACGCGACTCCTTCAATCCATCGGCAGAGAAGTTTGACCTTGAATCAATATCAGAGACATTTGAGGACATTTACCTGGAGGTCACCCATAAGGCTTCCAGACACTGA
- a CDS encoding glycosyltransferase family 2 protein: protein MRIVAVIPAFNEEVAIGSVVLLTGEHVDEVIVVDDGSADRTAHVAEMAGARVIRHHRNLGKGAALKTGFEAADADVIVTLDADAQHNPAEIPKLVEPILRGEADVVNGSRYLHGRDENTPRYRRVGQKILDRATNISTGLDITDTQSGFRAFSSASIPHFRFRDPGFVVESEMLADAAEAGLRIVEVEVGVRYDVDGSTRNPISHGVSVLLRIIGDLELKRPLYYFTLPGLIIGITGAILSLMFIRDYITGLSVNMGPTIVAVMLTLFGTFFIFTGIILDSMRRMIIHYGR, encoded by the coding sequence ATGAGGATAGTCGCGGTCATCCCTGCCTTCAACGAGGAGGTTGCCATAGGTTCAGTTGTGCTCCTCACAGGGGAACACGTTGATGAGGTTATCGTTGTTGATGATGGGTCGGCTGACAGGACAGCCCACGTGGCTGAGATGGCAGGCGCAAGGGTTATAAGGCACCACAGGAACCTGGGAAAGGGTGCAGCCCTCAAAACAGGGTTTGAGGCTGCAGATGCAGATGTAATAGTCACCCTTGACGCTGATGCACAGCACAACCCTGCAGAGATACCTAAACTCGTGGAGCCCATACTGAGGGGGGAGGCCGACGTTGTGAACGGGAGCCGCTACCTCCATGGAAGGGACGAGAACACCCCAAGGTACCGCAGGGTGGGCCAGAAGATACTTGACAGGGCCACCAACATATCAACGGGCCTGGACATAACCGATACCCAGAGCGGCTTCAGGGCCTTCTCATCAGCCAGCATACCCCACTTCAGGTTCAGGGACCCGGGCTTCGTGGTTGAAAGCGAGATGCTTGCAGACGCCGCCGAGGCCGGCCTCAGGATAGTGGAGGTGGAGGTCGGAGTGAGGTATGATGTGGATGGGTCCACCAGGAACCCCATAAGCCACGGTGTATCGGTGCTCCTTAGGATCATAGGGGACCTTGAACTCAAGCGCCCCCTCTACTACTTCACACTCCCGGGCCTCATAATAGGGATTACAGGGGCAATCCTAAGTTTAATGTTCATAAGGGACTACATAACGGGTTTAAGTGTGAACATGGGTCCCACCATCGTGGCGGTGATGCTCACACTCTTCGGGACCTTCTTCATATTCACAGGCATCATCCTCGACTCCATGAGGAGGATGATCATCCACTATGGAAGGTGA
- a CDS encoding NTP transferase domain-containing protein has product MILIRVIILAAGTGSRLGHGIPKALVELGDGKTIMDQQLENIAQITSTENVRVVLGYRGHLIEERYPNLEFVYNHRYSETNTSKSLLIGLEDMDEDVIWMNGDVVFDPSILKMICEKPGENLICVDNKKVGEEEVKYSLDSQGFIRELSKNVTDPLGEAVGINQVSRETIPMLRNALRECQDQDYFERGVEILIENGETFRPLNIGERFCIEVDFPEDLVEARKYFMENHK; this is encoded by the coding sequence GTGATTCTTATTAGGGTTATTATTCTTGCTGCAGGAACCGGAAGCAGACTTGGGCATGGAATACCCAAGGCACTCGTGGAACTCGGAGATGGAAAAACGATAATGGATCAACAGCTCGAAAATATAGCACAGATAACGTCAACAGAAAACGTGAGGGTCGTGCTGGGCTACAGGGGCCATCTCATAGAGGAGAGGTACCCCAACCTTGAATTCGTCTACAACCATCGCTACAGCGAAACAAACACCTCCAAAAGCCTTCTAATAGGGCTGGAGGACATGGATGAGGATGTGATCTGGATGAACGGGGACGTGGTCTTCGACCCATCCATCCTCAAAATGATATGTGAGAAGCCGGGCGAAAACCTCATCTGCGTTGACAACAAGAAGGTGGGGGAGGAAGAGGTTAAATACAGCCTCGACAGTCAGGGATTCATAAGGGAACTGTCCAAGAATGTCACGGACCCCCTCGGGGAGGCTGTGGGAATAAATCAGGTCTCCAGAGAAACCATTCCCATGTTGAGGAATGCCCTCAGGGAATGCCAGGATCAGGACTACTTTGAGAGGGGAGTTGAAATTCTCATAGAGAACGGGGAAACCTTCAGACCACTCAACATAGGCGAAAGGTTCTGCATAGAGGTGGACTTCCCTGAGGACCTCGTGGAAGCCAGAAAATATTTCATGGAGAACCATAAATGA